The following nucleotide sequence is from Bremerella alba.
TCGCCGCACGATTAACGGTCGTGTTGTTGGCACTTTTTAGCTGCCCGATGAGATAGCTCACGGCCATTTGATAGTCGCGTTTCTCAAGGCCAATCGTCGCTCGGTCGCGGATCGAATCGTTCGGATCGTTAGCGGCCAGCTTCACTAGGGCCATCGTCGTTTGTGGCGTTTTTATGTTCGACAGGGCATCGACTAGCAATTCTCGCACGGCCGGATGGTCTTCGTCATTCAGCAATTCGATCACGGCCAGCCCTGCATTGGGATCGTCAACCTTTTGCAGTTCTCGGGCAGCTTCCTGGGCCTTGTCGCCGCCACGCTTGAGCCACGATCGCCAAATCCGAATCTGCTTTCGCCACTCGACTTGTTGGTCCTCGATGTTGCGATCGCTCTCCATCATCTTGAGATCTTGAGGAAATCGCCATCGTCCGCCATCACGAACGTAACCTTGGTTCCGCATCCAGTCGTCGCGAATGATCCACTTTTTTTGAAAGCGTTCGTAACCCAACGCCTTACGCGCGTCGACGTTGTCCGGCTCGCGTTTCAGGATCTCGTAATAATGGTAGTCGCGTTTGTCAGGCAGATTGTTTTGGTCGCACCACCTGGCCATCTGAAATTGGCCCTCGATGGTGTCTGGCATGCGAGGCAGAAATTCTTCGTACTTCTTAAGCTGAGCAGAAAACGCCACGACCTCGCGAACCGTCGTGCGGCCCAAGACAAGCGTTCCGCTGTCGGTCTGAACCTGGTACGTCGACCGAGGCGATTCGTCGGGATTCAACAAGGTTCCTTCTACGCTTCCGCCACTGGCCAAGTGAAAGATCTCGGCCTGAGCAACCGCGCAGCAGCCCAAGCTCGTCATCGCTAGGATGACGAGCGACGCGCATCGCGGTATGTGATGGCTCCGGCTCGGCACAGGCACGTTCCAGCGGGAAAGAAAAAGAAAACCTATCCCTAAGTATACGAACCGCTTAGCTTCGATTCCAAGATTTGACCCCAGAAATCAGAAAATGCGGGTAGTAAGGAAGAAAAGGCCTATTTTGGGGCTGAATGGGGTGAAAACGGTTTCGTTTAGGTGGCGTTACTTACGCCGTCAGGCCAACAGCGCAGCCAGCCGTGCCATGAACAACGTTGTCGCGTTACCATGCGCATCTCCGGTTTCCTCGCCCCCGTTCTCAGGGGAGAGGGGACAAGAGAGCCCTCTTCTGCCGTAGGGTGCTGAGTAGCGCAGCCAGTCGCACCATGCACAACGTTGTCGCGTTGCCATGGGATGGAGACCGTATTTGGTGCGATACGTTCCGCTTCGCGTCTCTGCTCACACCCTACCCTGGGTTAGGGTGGACCGCGTTCTTTGGCTTGACGTACTCGGTCGCGTCTTCTGTTTTGGATGACCCTTTTTCCATGCCCATGAAGACGTGGGCATGGCACCCGGCGTTTTGTTGGCTGGGCGGTTGGGTATTCTTTGGTGGAGGGCGTATCGTTCGGGCGGTTGAGTTCACGCTCTAACGCGTCGATCTCTTCCTGCTTGGCGCATATTTCCCCCTGCAGTTGCAGGTTGAGTGCTTTCATGCGGTAGTAGGTCCAGGCAAAGAACCGTTTCTCTTGGTAGGACAACGGCTCTTGGATTGGTTGTTTGCTGCGACGGATTTCCCGCTCGCGGTAACGATGGTGAAGCTGGCGCTCGCGTTTTGGTCTAGGCTCCAGTGGTGGAAGCTTAGGAGGCGTGCTCTTCTTTGGTTTCGGGATCTCGGGCGGATCTTCCTTGGGGAATTCGTACGCTTCGATCTCGGGATCGATGCGTACGACCAACGGATCTGCCCGGTAACTGGGACCTGCTTCGTCCATAAGCCGTGTGAAGTGTTCTTCTTCGGTTACTTGCGGGGGTTCTTTGGGCTCACGTGTGATCGCCTCTTGGGCTTCTTGCCTTCGAATGATCGCGCTCAAGGTCGCCCCTTGCGGGCGGCCCAGCGGATCGTTGCCGTACTCGGCCCGGTGCATGGGGTTCTCGAAGGGTGGCTCTTTCGGAGGCTCGTCGGCCAGTATTGCCAGGACTTCTCCGCAGCAGGGGCATAGGAGTCGGTTGCCATCGATCACGGCAACCTGCGAACCGTGCGCGGAGGCGCCCGGTTCGTGTTTTTCAGGTTTTTCGTGGTGATGGGACATAATGGTACTCGTAAATATTTGTGTGCAAAGTGATGGGTTAGTTTAGTAGGGCCCGCGTGTCGCGGGTCGCGAAGCGGGTACCCGGTATACGACCCGCGTTCGCGCGGGGCCCTACGGTTTGCTGCTTATCTAGCAGCGAACTGGGTACGGATTTCGTATGCCTAAAAAGAAAATAGGCATGGTGCCGGGGAAGCGTCCCCTGGGCATGATTTAGATATACCAGCCTGGTGTAGCATATGTATAGTGCTCAAATGAAAATTTTTTTGGATTCGCGCGGAACCGGGGACCAGGCGTTCGACCCGCGTTCGCGTGAGGCCTTACTGATCGATACTTGCTTTTGGGTTCAGGCCGGTTGTATTAGCCGCTTGTGGCCATTGGCCACTCAGAGATGAATTTCTGAGCCACCCATGAGAGAAAGTGGGTACCTGAGGTTTGACTTGCCCGGGGCGTGAGGGCTTCTTTTTGTGACGCGGCTCGAACTGGCGTTACGAGGTTTGGGCGATT
It contains:
- a CDS encoding HEAT repeat domain-containing protein, which translates into the protein MPSRSHHIPRCASLVILAMTSLGCCAVAQAEIFHLASGGSVEGTLLNPDESPRSTYQVQTDSGTLVLGRTTVREVVAFSAQLKKYEEFLPRMPDTIEGQFQMARWCDQNNLPDKRDYHYYEILKREPDNVDARKALGYERFQKKWIIRDDWMRNQGYVRDGGRWRFPQDLKMMESDRNIEDQQVEWRKQIRIWRSWLKRGGDKAQEAARELQKVDDPNAGLAVIELLNDEDHPAVRELLVDALSNIKTPQTTMALVKLAANDPNDSIRDRATIGLEKRDYQMAVSYLIGQLKSANNTTVNRAAIVLGRLKHPASILPLMDALVTTHKFQVTRGSQPGRTNAAFDSTGGGGMSFGQEKARIVEQDLQNQGVRVALKQVLEEEVDYHFNEAGWKTWYANKKMPLDVDLRRD